The Pseudomonas bijieensis DNA window GAAGGGGGTGTGGCATGGCAGAGCTCTGGTTGTTCCTGATGGCCTTGATGGTGGTCTACGTGTTGCCCGGGCCGGACATGATCCTGCTGCTGCAAACCGGTGCCCGTCAGGGCAGGGGCGCTGCGCTGGCGACGGCGGTGGGCCTGGGGATTGCTCGTGGGTGTCATGTTGCACTGGCGGCGCTGGGGCTTTCGGCCTTGTTCAAGACCGCGCCATGGACATTCGATGTCGTGCGCCTGGCCGGGGCTGCCTACTTGTTATGGATCGGTTTTCAATGCCTGCGGAGCACGTTGTTGCCGAGTTTTGAAAACGCCACTGTCGAGGTCGGAAAGCGGCGTTGGTACCAGGCGATTCGGCGTGGGCTGCTGACCAATCTGCTCAACCCCAAGGCCTTGCTGTTTTGTTCAGTGTTGTTACCGCAATTCATCGATCCACAGGGCGGGCCGGTGCTGGGGCAATTCGCGACCTTGGGCGTGGTGCTGGTCGGCGTCGGCCTGCT harbors:
- a CDS encoding LysE family translocator, which gives rise to MAELWLFLMALMVVYVLPGPDMILLLQTGARQGRGAALATAVGLGIARGCHVALAALGLSALFKTAPWTFDVVRLAGAAYLLWIGFQCLRSTLLPSFENATVEVGKRRWYQAIRRGLLTNLLNPKALLFCSVLLPQFIDPQGGPVLGQFATLGVVLVGVGLLFDSTYALVGVALGRWLQRSPSAQRVQQWLFGSLLIGFAVRLTFVQQS